A stretch of Candidatus Binatia bacterium DNA encodes these proteins:
- a CDS encoding phosphoribosyltransferase family protein — MIGEPLFDARSIADRVAAIGAAISNDYADRLPLMVGLLGAAATFLADLVRAVTIPCHVDFISVNRYGDGDGIVLEKDVAIPVEGRHVILVDDTVDTGLTLQYVVKRLLERTPASLAVCTLLDRPHRRIADVEIKYRAFEVPDVFVVGYGLDYLGRYRELPALYAHGTWPA; from the coding sequence ATGATCGGGGAGCCGCTCTTCGACGCGCGGTCGATCGCCGACCGCGTCGCTGCTATCGGGGCAGCGATCTCGAACGACTACGCGGACCGGCTGCCGCTGATGGTCGGCCTGCTCGGCGCCGCAGCGACTTTCCTTGCAGACCTCGTGCGCGCCGTGACGATCCCCTGCCACGTTGATTTCATCTCGGTAAACCGCTACGGCGACGGCGACGGCATCGTCCTCGAGAAGGACGTCGCGATCCCGGTCGAGGGCCGCCACGTGATCCTCGTCGACGACACCGTCGACACCGGCTTGACCTTGCAGTACGTCGTCAAGCGCCTGCTCGAGCGCACGCCCGCTTCGCTGGCCGTTTGCACCCTGCTCGACCGTCCGCACAGGAGAATCGCGGACGTTGAAATTAAGTACAGGGCGTTCGAGGTCCCCGACGTATTCGTCGTGGGCTACGGCCTTGATTATCTAGGACGCTATAGGGAGCTGCCGGCTTTGTACGCACACGGGACCTGGCCCGCATAG